A genomic region of Psychrobacter sp. M13 contains the following coding sequences:
- the serS gene encoding serine--tRNA ligase produces MIDSKRLRGDLLDLQQQLATRGYTLDMEFWQTIETERKSLQMQTEALQSRRNAGAKEVGALKKSGGDASELMSEMQGISSEIKVAEDNLRSLQERINTAAMQIPNIPASDVPVGESEDDNVEVRQWGTPRQFDFDIQDHTFIGETLGMLDFEAAIKLTGSRFNVLKGQLAQMHRALIQFMLNTHTIKYGYTETYVPYIVNSESLRGTGQLPKFEDDLFKLTNHTNNEDTDFYLIPTAEVPMTNLVRGERLDISELPLKFTAHTPCFRSEAGSHGRDTRGLIRQHQFEKVEMVNIATADQSDDLLEAMTGQAEYILQQLNLPYRTVMLCTGDMGFSAQKTYDIEVWLPSQDTYREISSCSNCGDFQARRMGTRVKDGKQTSLAHTLNGSGLAVGRTLLAIMENYQNADGSITIPEVLRPYMGGVDTISA; encoded by the coding sequence ATGATCGATTCAAAACGCTTACGCGGTGATTTACTTGACTTACAGCAGCAGTTAGCTACACGCGGCTATACATTAGATATGGAATTTTGGCAGACTATCGAGACTGAGCGTAAATCCTTGCAGATGCAAACCGAAGCGCTACAATCGCGTCGTAATGCTGGGGCGAAAGAAGTTGGCGCACTCAAAAAATCAGGTGGCGATGCCAGCGAGCTTATGAGCGAGATGCAAGGCATCAGTAGCGAGATCAAAGTTGCTGAAGATAATTTGCGTAGCTTACAGGAGCGTATCAATACGGCAGCGATGCAAATTCCTAACATTCCTGCAAGCGACGTACCAGTAGGCGAGTCAGAGGATGACAATGTAGAAGTACGTCAATGGGGCACACCGCGTCAGTTTGATTTTGATATACAAGATCATACCTTTATTGGTGAGACTTTAGGTATGCTCGATTTTGAGGCGGCTATCAAACTAACAGGCAGTCGATTCAATGTACTCAAAGGTCAGCTGGCGCAAATGCACCGCGCCTTGATTCAATTTATGCTCAATACGCATACGATCAAGTACGGCTATACCGAGACTTATGTACCTTATATTGTTAATAGTGAGAGCCTAAGAGGCACAGGCCAGCTACCAAAATTTGAAGACGATCTGTTCAAATTGACCAATCATACTAATAATGAAGATACTGACTTTTATCTTATTCCAACCGCTGAAGTACCGATGACCAATCTAGTACGCGGTGAGCGTTTAGATATCAGCGAATTGCCCTTGAAGTTTACCGCGCATACGCCTTGCTTTCGTAGTGAAGCAGGCTCACACGGTCGCGATACGCGTGGTCTGATTCGCCAGCATCAGTTTGAGAAAGTCGAGATGGTCAATATTGCAACCGCCGATCAATCAGATGACTTGCTTGAGGCGATGACAGGGCAAGCAGAGTACATTTTGCAGCAGCTTAATTTGCCATATCGTACGGTGATGTTATGCACAGGTGATATGGGCTTTAGCGCACAAAAAACCTACGATATCGAAGTCTGGCTGCCAAGCCAAGATACCTATCGTGAGATCTCTAGCTGCTCAAACTGTGGCGACTTTCAAGCGCGACGTATGGGTACGCGAGTCAAAGATGGTAAACAAACTAGCCTTGCGCATACCTTAAATGGCTCGGGACTAGCGGTCGGACGTACGCTACTAGCTATCATGGAAAACTATCAAAACGCGGACGGCAGTATTACTATTCCAGAAGTTCTACGTCCATATATGGGTGGTGTGGATACTATTTCGGCTTAG
- a CDS encoding YcxB family protein yields the protein MALYPYTLQPVALNLSEAEFQQAQYELFTNASPSFGLKSLKTKEWIIMAIVAVLAVVGLVFVTGYSTIIFWLMLVAVVVYLIVRTLGFKWYVKKQFEKQVAEQEMPDEMRQMKLGVQKHGLVMAMPVNQPDLIANPQMRGMQMRAGQTQQAVIPWNAVKSWDETDDYIFMMFEVKGQQGSQIIPKRLQAQKFPIDTIRQHLQEVVPIRGLNPESLQPPA from the coding sequence ATGGCCTTGTACCCTTATACCTTGCAACCTGTCGCTCTAAATTTATCTGAGGCTGAGTTTCAACAAGCCCAGTATGAGCTATTTACTAACGCCAGCCCCAGCTTTGGACTTAAAAGTTTAAAGACCAAAGAATGGATTATCATGGCGATAGTCGCGGTCTTAGCTGTTGTAGGATTAGTATTTGTTACTGGTTATTCGACGATCATATTTTGGTTAATGCTAGTTGCCGTCGTGGTATATTTGATAGTGCGTACGCTGGGTTTTAAGTGGTATGTCAAAAAGCAATTTGAGAAGCAAGTTGCTGAGCAGGAGATGCCTGACGAGATGCGCCAAATGAAGCTTGGTGTACAAAAGCATGGCTTAGTGATGGCAATGCCCGTTAATCAGCCTGATCTAATCGCTAACCCACAGATGCGCGGCATGCAGATGCGTGCAGGCCAAACTCAACAAGCGGTTATCCCGTGGAATGCGGTAAAAAGCTGGGATGAGACGGACGACTATATCTTTATGATGTTTGAGGTAAAAGGTCAACAAGGCAGCCAAATTATTCCTAAGCGTTTGCAAGCGCAAAAGTTCCCGATAGATACTATTCGCCAGCATCTACAAGAGGTCGTACCTATTCGCGGGTTGAATCCTGAAAGCTTGCAGCCACCTGCTTAA
- a CDS encoding Dps family protein: MSTTDNNTNQIGLEKADVSTIIAKLNGLLSSYHMYYINVRGYHWNVKGEHFFTLHPQFEELYTALQIQIDEIAERILTLGGTPLHAYSDFAQHTSIEEDKNVKDGNTCVRGVVSGLQTLIAEQRQVSAVAAEADDQGSADLVDAYVQEQEKLVWMYNAFLG; encoded by the coding sequence ATGAGCACTACTGACAACAATACTAATCAGATCGGTCTAGAAAAAGCAGATGTAAGCACTATCATCGCCAAGCTCAATGGCTTGCTATCGAGCTATCATATGTATTATATCAACGTTCGTGGCTACCATTGGAACGTGAAAGGCGAGCATTTTTTTACGCTACATCCGCAGTTCGAAGAACTCTATACCGCCTTACAAATACAGATTGACGAGATCGCAGAACGTATTTTAACTTTAGGTGGCACGCCTCTACACGCTTACAGTGACTTTGCCCAGCATACTAGTATTGAAGAGGACAAAAATGTCAAAGATGGAAACACCTGTGTCAGAGGTGTAGTTTCAGGTTTGCAAACGCTTATTGCTGAGCAGCGTCAAGTATCGGCAGTCGCAGCGGAAGCTGACGATCAAGGATCTGCAGATCTTGTTGACGCCTATGTACAAGAGCAAGAAAAACTAGTTTGGATGTACAATGCATTTTTAGGCTAA
- a CDS encoding DUF2057 family protein, giving the protein MTLFTSKLKKLTTAALLMSVGSVSVLSHAEVTLLVDDNIKVTAINGQELKQSIFQPLTKQFTLQPGQHVLTAKYDRLYNLPRDEHDYLRSGNISVAADLTDNQTYRLTMPGQPEDYDAAKEYAQQPTLAVQQNNTVIASQQSVAGNDGSIFSGLGKAIGGVFGGSGDAQLQNQQAIAALGQPTANSQAIAQVNARPAVVTSNAYSAIPVKNVSQATATQSTATLDQFMQLWLQATPAEREKMRQWAEK; this is encoded by the coding sequence ATGACCCTCTTTACCTCTAAGCTAAAAAAACTCACTACTGCCGCACTATTAATGAGCGTAGGATCAGTCTCTGTGTTATCGCATGCAGAGGTAACGCTATTGGTAGATGACAATATCAAAGTCACCGCTATTAATGGTCAAGAGCTTAAGCAAAGCATATTTCAGCCGCTAACCAAACAATTTACTTTGCAACCTGGGCAGCATGTGCTAACCGCAAAATACGATCGTCTTTACAATTTGCCGCGTGATGAACACGACTATTTGCGCTCAGGTAATATCAGTGTGGCCGCAGACTTAACGGATAATCAGACCTATCGTTTGACTATGCCGGGTCAGCCAGAAGATTATGACGCGGCGAAAGAATATGCCCAGCAGCCGACACTGGCAGTACAACAAAATAATACGGTTATCGCAAGCCAACAAAGTGTCGCTGGCAATGATGGCAGTATATTCTCAGGATTAGGCAAAGCAATTGGTGGCGTATTCGGCGGTAGCGGTGATGCTCAATTACAGAATCAACAAGCTATTGCTGCTTTAGGTCAGCCTACAGCTAACAGTCAGGCTATTGCTCAAGTCAATGCGAGACCTGCTGTCGTTACCTCTAACGCTTATAGTGCAATCCCTGTAAAAAATGTGAGTCAAGCTACTGCTACTCAATCTACCGCAACTTTAGATCAGTTTATGCAGTTATGGCTACAAGCAACCCCAGCTGAGCGTGAAAAAATGCGTCAGTGGGCTGAAAAGTAA
- the hda gene encoding DnaA regulatory inactivator Hda produces MAKVQLSLNLDIKHDASLSDFSGPGWMSIIDAVRQLHVGLIGQLYLFGSPATGKSHLLSAICESFIEMDKTAICLSLDELIHADVDVLSSLENFDLIAIDDLEVLEHSSQWQEALFHLINRSREGQRQLLFAANMPASSLPFKLTDLLTRLAQAPAFKVPNGHNLADRQALMQSILRRRGWQFDERILSYLLNEGPHRIGAMMEVLNYIQPMFSNLGRSNISKAVISDALLTIDEQTLAAELADISIETQVDNDAANQDQHTMPFDF; encoded by the coding sequence ATGGCAAAAGTACAGCTAAGTCTCAATCTGGATATTAAACATGATGCAAGTCTCAGTGACTTTTCAGGTCCTGGTTGGATGTCGATTATTGATGCCGTTCGGCAGTTACATGTCGGCCTGATCGGTCAGCTGTATCTGTTCGGCAGTCCTGCTACTGGCAAGTCGCATCTGTTATCCGCTATTTGTGAGTCTTTTATTGAAATGGACAAGACAGCGATCTGTTTATCTTTAGATGAGCTGATACATGCTGATGTCGATGTTCTATCCTCTCTTGAGAACTTTGATCTGATAGCTATCGATGATCTAGAAGTGCTTGAGCACAGTAGCCAATGGCAAGAGGCTCTATTTCATTTAATAAATCGCAGCCGTGAAGGGCAGCGTCAGCTGCTATTCGCCGCTAATATGCCTGCCAGTAGCTTGCCCTTTAAACTCACAGATCTGCTGACTAGATTAGCGCAAGCACCTGCCTTTAAAGTGCCAAACGGTCACAATTTAGCGGATCGTCAAGCACTTATGCAGTCTATCTTGCGTCGGCGTGGTTGGCAGTTTGATGAGCGTATATTGAGTTACCTGCTCAATGAAGGTCCGCATCGTATCGGTGCGATGATGGAAGTGCTAAATTATATTCAGCCGATGTTCTCAAACTTAGGTCGAAGTAATATCTCCAAAGCAGTGATCAGTGATGCACTATTGACTATTGATGAGCAGACTTTAGCCGCTGAACTCGCTGATATCTCTATAGAAACACAAGTTGATAACGACGCTGCCAATCAGGATCAACATACTATGCCGTTTGATTTTTAG
- a CDS encoding AI-2E family transporter, with translation MITQTIDPFFRRLFIVIAVVIALVLLNMMLPVIVPFVFAFVLAYLFNPLVKKLSRYVRRWIAIIIVYATITLGMALLLWWLVPTLWYQLQAAWDYLPKTFIWYNEVGREWLANNTRIKMPELEIKGLSETLVGYMQTHYQFSDASNWMNQVLASSMNFVNNAGLIVLVPILTFYFLFNWDKRLLSWKMAIPAAYSKKVIAVAQECDRALMEFVKGQLLVMVLLGVIYAVQLQLIGLELGLIIGMGAGIASFVPYLGFGLGFIASIIAGLFQFGLDWFHLSLIAGAFLVGQAAEGYVLQPLLLGDKIGLSPLWVIFAVLAGASLLGFVGMLIALPVSAVLNVLFRHLYAYYRTTDFYRGRKQLELFEKK, from the coding sequence ATGATTACTCAAACTATAGATCCTTTTTTTAGACGGTTGTTTATCGTCATAGCTGTTGTTATAGCTTTGGTGCTATTGAACATGATGCTACCTGTAATCGTGCCTTTTGTTTTTGCTTTTGTATTGGCTTACTTGTTTAATCCTTTAGTAAAAAAGCTATCAAGATATGTTAGGCGCTGGATCGCAATTATTATCGTTTATGCCACTATCACCTTAGGGATGGCATTATTATTATGGTGGCTGGTGCCAACCTTGTGGTATCAATTGCAAGCGGCTTGGGATTATTTACCAAAAACATTTATTTGGTATAATGAGGTCGGGCGCGAATGGCTGGCTAATAATACGCGCATTAAGATGCCCGAGCTGGAGATTAAGGGGTTGTCTGAGACCTTAGTTGGATACATGCAAACGCATTATCAGTTCTCAGATGCCAGTAACTGGATGAACCAAGTATTAGCCTCAAGCATGAATTTTGTTAATAATGCAGGCCTGATAGTACTCGTGCCTATTCTGACCTTTTATTTTTTATTTAACTGGGATAAGCGTCTACTTAGTTGGAAAATGGCGATACCTGCTGCTTATAGTAAGAAGGTTATTGCTGTAGCACAAGAGTGCGATCGGGCTTTGATGGAGTTCGTCAAAGGGCAGCTGCTGGTTATGGTGCTTTTAGGGGTTATTTATGCGGTTCAGTTGCAGCTGATCGGTCTTGAGCTTGGACTGATTATTGGCATGGGCGCGGGTATTGCTAGTTTTGTCCCTTATTTGGGTTTTGGTCTAGGGTTTATTGCCTCAATTATCGCAGGCTTGTTCCAATTTGGCTTGGATTGGTTTCATTTATCTTTGATAGCTGGGGCATTTTTGGTGGGTCAGGCGGCCGAAGGGTATGTGCTACAGCCCCTGCTATTAGGTGATAAAATCGGTCTATCGCCACTTTGGGTTATATTTGCCGTATTAGCGGGAGCAAGTTTGCTAGGTTTTGTCGGGATGCTTATTGCCTTACCCGTATCAGCGGTACTCAATGTATTATTCCGTCACTTGTATGCTTATTATCGGACTACCGACTTTTATAGAGGTCGCAAACAGCTAGAGCTGTTCGAGAAAAAATAG